A single window of Pieris napi chromosome 8, ilPieNapi1.2, whole genome shotgun sequence DNA harbors:
- the LOC125052032 gene encoding probable 39S ribosomal protein L49, mitochondrial: MATVWRSQCAFARFFAGKTGLILNNTADLGSKVRPDSISVSKRLYSNYGNSPFVRRIQEQYEFEVVKNPPEWSYVERLLPFEGIPKVTPKESYPSGWIPRKEEASNLPYFLQRTKNEELSIYLDISCRGMRKISKVKKIEGDIWLLNDELKEYLKKRYNRYIESRVHELSKFIEFKGDYVNALKEWAHSKGF; this comes from the exons ATGGCGACCGTGTGGCGTTCACAGTGCGCGTTTGCACGATTTTTTGCTGGAAAAACCGGGTTGATCCTGAACAACACTGCAGATTTGGGTTCAAAAGTACGCCCGGATTCAATATcg GTTTCAAAAAGACTATACTCAAACTATGGAAATTCTCCTTTTGTAAGGAGAATACAGGAACAGTATGAGTTTGAAGTAGTAAAAAATCCGCCAGAATGGTCTTACGTTGAGAGACTTCTACCATTTGAAGGCATACCAAAAGTAACACCTAAGGAATCTTATCCTTCGGGTTGGATTCCACGAAAAGAAGAAGCAAGCAATTTGCCATATTTTCTTCAGAGAACAAAAAATGAAGAATTATCCATATATTTAGATATCTCTTGTAGAGGGATGCGAAAAATTTCCAAAGTGAAAAAAATCGAAGGGGATATTTGGTTACTGAATGATGAGTTAAAAGAGTACTTGAAAAAGAGATATAATCGTTACATCGAATCCAGAGTTCATGAATTatctaaatttattgaatttaaaggGGATTATGTCAATGCTTTGAAAGAATGGGCGCATAGTAAAGGATTCTAG